One genomic region from Bacillus sp. SLBN-46 encodes:
- a CDS encoding DsrE/DsrF/DrsH-like family protein — translation MSQQAPSLAVILVSEDLEKLHAGSLVGSVASMSGMQVNVFVTMNALKPFLKSSFEKEDFMAGTVGKELLAKKVPLFDSLLANGKEVGDLHIYGCAMAMDVMGWEKEDMIDVFDDIIGVTAFLGMAQNAQLVTM, via the coding sequence ATGTCTCAACAAGCTCCATCACTAGCGGTAATTTTAGTTTCAGAGGATTTAGAAAAACTGCATGCAGGTTCATTAGTGGGTTCTGTTGCTTCCATGTCAGGAATGCAGGTGAATGTTTTTGTCACGATGAATGCCTTAAAACCATTTTTAAAATCAAGCTTTGAGAAAGAAGATTTCATGGCCGGTACAGTAGGAAAAGAATTGCTTGCAAAAAAGGTTCCATTATTCGATAGTTTGTTAGCAAATGGTAAAGAAGTCGGTGACCTTCATATATATGGCTGCGCAATGGCTATGGATGTTATGGGTTGGGAGAAAGAAGATATGATCGATGTATTTGATGATATCATCGGGGTTACAGCTTTCCTTGGAATGGCTCAAAATGCTCAATTAGTAACCATGTAA
- a CDS encoding DUF1641 domain-containing protein: MGTVVEYTPDQTMTKMKDFTNAALQAVTSEMVTETASKLVKMVEFADDVIQPETLELLKVLPDVSKSLEHALLEVKKLEENGTLNTLFQMVSMIQSMKSALTGPMVSDMMEKAVKGVEIADEMLQKGSLDLVAGMVTAFQEAKNERQEKEPMSLFQLIRSLSAKETREGMSLLLTFVQKLPKQIL, translated from the coding sequence ATGGGAACAGTCGTAGAGTATACACCTGATCAGACCATGACAAAAATGAAGGATTTTACTAATGCAGCCCTCCAAGCAGTAACGAGCGAAATGGTGACAGAAACGGCTTCCAAACTTGTAAAAATGGTTGAATTTGCTGATGATGTGATACAGCCAGAAACTCTTGAACTATTAAAAGTTTTACCAGATGTCAGCAAGAGTTTGGAGCACGCCCTACTAGAGGTTAAAAAGCTAGAGGAGAACGGTACACTAAACACGCTGTTCCAAATGGTCTCCATGATTCAAAGTATGAAATCCGCTCTTACCGGACCAATGGTCTCAGACATGATGGAAAAGGCAGTAAAGGGTGTAGAAATCGCAGACGAAATGCTGCAAAAAGGTTCATTAGATTTAGTAGCTGGAATGGTAACAGCCTTTCAGGAGGCGAAGAATGAAAGACAAGAGAAAGAACCAATGTCCTTGTTCCAGTTAATTCGTTCCTTATCAGCAAAGGAAACACGCGAAGGAATGAGTTTACTGCTAACCTTTGTACAAAAATTACCTAAACAGATTCTGTAA
- a CDS encoding sulfurtransferase TusA family protein, producing MAEIQVTKSIDARGSFCPGPLMELIKGIKKGTIGDIIEVISNDKGSRVDIPEWVHKMGHEIANEVVEGDDYRIAVRKLK from the coding sequence ATGGCTGAAATACAAGTAACGAAATCAATCGATGCAAGAGGATCTTTTTGCCCAGGGCCTTTAATGGAGTTAATCAAAGGAATCAAAAAAGGAACCATTGGCGATATCATTGAAGTGATTTCTAACGACAAAGGCTCTCGTGTGGACATCCCTGAATGGGTTCATAAAATGGGTCACGAAATTGCCAATGAAGTAGTAGAAGGCGACGATTACCGTATTGCTGTCCGCAAATTAAAATAA
- a CDS encoding multicopper oxidase family protein, translating to MKKIFMLFNLTLILFVISACSNSNSSMSGHDMSNMDMGKTENSSSTNNSESKDDANLPLTTAIKELTGNTINLTAKEAVNQFDSKHKFTVWTFNGSVPGSFIRVKQDEQITINLKNELPEPVTIHWHGLPVPNSQDGIPGVTQNAVQPGKTFTYQFTATVPGTYWYHSHQNGVNQLDKGLYGAFIVEGNVEEKVDKDYTLVLDDWISSGETMDEMDGMSGMDMNEDSDKNNSSSHDMSGMDMGGMNMGDDMSMYDLYTINGKAGSSIEPLKVSKGDKVRIRLINAGYISHKLHLHGHDFKVISTDGNPVNNPSVVNNELISVAPGERYDIEFTANTPGDWYLESHDSDQTATKSMVTRIQYDETNKTTDKRNYKDSLPIFDATKYGENSKASFSINQKYNVEYTMDLNTEMNNKGMVYTINGKAFPETENINVKKGDLVKVTLKNSSKNADHPMHLHGHTFQVLSKNGKPLSGSPILKDTLNLKPGDEYEVAFKADNPGDWMFHCHDLHHASAGMVTELKYDGFTPSFKADPNAGNKPE from the coding sequence ATGAAAAAAATATTTATGTTATTTAATTTAACCCTAATTCTTTTTGTTATCTCAGCCTGCTCAAATTCAAATAGTTCAATGAGTGGCCACGACATGTCCAACATGGATATGGGGAAAACCGAGAACTCCTCATCCACGAACAATTCAGAAAGTAAAGATGATGCGAATTTACCGTTAACAACCGCTATCAAGGAGTTAACCGGAAATACGATTAACTTAACAGCAAAAGAAGCAGTAAACCAATTTGATTCAAAACATAAGTTTACTGTTTGGACCTTTAATGGTTCTGTTCCCGGTTCCTTCATTAGAGTTAAGCAAGATGAACAAATTACTATAAATTTAAAAAATGAGTTGCCGGAACCAGTAACCATTCACTGGCATGGATTACCTGTCCCTAACAGCCAAGATGGAATTCCTGGTGTTACTCAAAATGCTGTTCAACCAGGTAAAACATTTACTTATCAGTTTACAGCCACTGTCCCTGGAACCTATTGGTATCACTCCCACCAAAATGGTGTAAACCAATTAGATAAAGGGTTATATGGTGCATTTATAGTAGAGGGTAACGTTGAAGAAAAGGTAGATAAAGACTACACATTAGTTCTAGACGATTGGATTTCATCGGGAGAAACGATGGATGAAATGGATGGAATGTCTGGAATGGATATGAATGAGGATAGCGACAAAAATAATTCATCAAGCCATGATATGAGCGGTATGGACATGGGTGGTATGAATATGGGTGATGATATGAGCATGTATGACTTGTATACCATCAATGGCAAAGCTGGTAGTTCAATTGAGCCATTAAAAGTAAGCAAGGGTGATAAAGTCCGAATTCGCTTGATCAATGCTGGTTACATTTCTCATAAGCTTCATTTACATGGACATGATTTTAAAGTAATCTCAACTGATGGTAATCCTGTCAACAATCCTTCTGTTGTAAATAATGAGCTAATAAGTGTAGCGCCTGGTGAAAGATATGATATTGAGTTTACAGCAAACACTCCAGGTGACTGGTATTTAGAATCTCATGATTCCGATCAAACAGCAACCAAATCCATGGTTACACGAATTCAATATGATGAAACCAACAAAACTACGGATAAAAGGAACTATAAGGACTCTTTACCAATCTTTGACGCAACAAAATATGGAGAAAACAGTAAAGCTAGCTTTTCTATTAATCAAAAATATAATGTTGAATATACGATGGATTTAAATACAGAAATGAACAATAAAGGAATGGTTTATACAATTAATGGAAAGGCCTTTCCTGAAACAGAAAACATTAATGTAAAAAAAGGTGACTTGGTAAAAGTTACGTTGAAAAATTCATCTAAAAATGCAGACCATCCTATGCATTTACATGGTCACACCTTTCAAGTATTAAGTAAAAATGGTAAGCCACTATCAGGGTCACCAATCTTAAAGGATACGTTGAATTTAAAACCTGGGGATGAATATGAAGTTGCCTTTAAAGCAGATAATCCTGGAGATTGGATGTTCCATTGCCACGATTTACACCATGCATCAGCTGGTATGGTGACAGAATTGAAATATGATGGATTTACTCCTTCTTTCAAGGCCGATCCAAATGCAGGTAATAAACCTGAATAG
- a CDS encoding DoxX family protein — protein MFAKWLRESKISAGILVVFRLYLGYTFLTAGFHKLTGGFDASGFLKGAIANPVKGPEGNILYSWYVSFLNGVALPNVDIFNTIVPVGEFLIGLGLILGTLTTAAAFFALVMNFSFMFAGTVSSNPQDIFLGGIILFSGFNAGRYGLDQWIIPYIRKAIFKQNVTIKDHKSTSV, from the coding sequence ATGTTCGCAAAATGGTTAAGAGAAAGTAAAATCTCTGCAGGAATCTTAGTTGTCTTTCGGTTGTATCTTGGTTACACATTTTTAACAGCAGGTTTTCATAAGTTAACTGGTGGGTTTGATGCATCAGGGTTCTTAAAGGGGGCAATTGCTAATCCGGTGAAAGGTCCTGAAGGAAATATATTGTACAGTTGGTATGTTTCTTTCTTAAATGGAGTGGCGTTACCGAATGTTGATATTTTTAACACGATTGTTCCAGTTGGAGAGTTTTTAATAGGATTAGGATTAATTCTTGGTACTTTAACTACCGCAGCTGCTTTCTTTGCCTTGGTAATGAATTTTTCCTTCATGTTTGCAGGTACTGTGTCTTCCAATCCGCAAGATATTTTCTTAGGAGGAATTATTTTATTCAGTGGGTTCAATGCAGGAAGATACGGATTAGATCAGTGGATTATTCCTTATATTCGTAAGGCGATATTTAAACAAAATGTTACTATAAAAGATCATAAATCTACTTCAGTTTGA
- a CDS encoding SHOCT domain-containing protein, whose amino-acid sequence MMGQGYGIGYGMMGGGSMMMILFFVLIGFLFYLVMNRHAPVQKDTSLGLQPAVHSEALKIAKSRLASGEITVEEFEQIKKNLL is encoded by the coding sequence ATGATGGGTCAAGGATATGGCATCGGATATGGAATGATGGGAGGTGGCTCAATGATGATGATATTGTTTTTCGTTTTGATAGGCTTCTTGTTTTACTTAGTTATGAACAGGCATGCTCCTGTTCAGAAGGATACAAGTCTAGGGCTACAACCAGCTGTTCATTCAGAAGCATTGAAAATTGCAAAATCAAGGCTTGCTAGTGGGGAGATTACAGTAGAAGAATTTGAGCAAATCAAAAAAAATCTTTTATAA
- a CDS encoding FAD/NAD(P)-binding oxidoreductase, which produces MKKRVVVIGGGSGGMMVANRLARQLGDKVRNGEVEITLISNTEKHIYQPGYMFIAFNEKAPEHFIRKQETLAHRNVQIVYDEVTKIDPENQKIVSAKYQYLYDYLVIATGSHPDFDSVPGLKDGSQNFYTLDGAIKLRDTLAQMEEGKILITVDVPHKCPAAPLEMALMLDDYFRKRGNRDKIEIKYTYPIGRIHSLQPVADWACPTFEKRNILSETFFNLEEVDPKRKVAITMDGTEHPYDLLLSIPAHTGAKVILDSKLGDESGFIPTDRYTLKMIGSDNIYVIGDATNLPISKAGSTAHYQSEVMVTNIANRINGLPETARYNGKVACFLENSLEDASMITFDYQNPPSPAATSDLLHWFKSVYNELYWLNARGIL; this is translated from the coding sequence ATGAAAAAACGTGTGGTAGTAATAGGCGGAGGTAGTGGCGGGATGATGGTAGCGAACCGTTTAGCTCGCCAGCTTGGTGATAAAGTTAGAAATGGTGAGGTAGAAATTACCCTCATTAGTAATACAGAAAAGCATATCTATCAACCAGGGTATATGTTTATTGCCTTTAATGAAAAGGCACCAGAGCATTTTATTCGTAAACAAGAGACGTTAGCCCATCGCAATGTTCAAATTGTCTATGATGAAGTGACAAAAATTGATCCTGAAAATCAAAAGATTGTTTCAGCTAAATATCAATATCTTTATGATTATTTAGTCATAGCAACTGGTTCTCATCCTGATTTTGATAGTGTCCCAGGCTTAAAGGATGGATCGCAAAATTTTTATACACTTGATGGAGCAATTAAACTAAGAGATACACTTGCACAAATGGAAGAAGGAAAAATTCTTATTACGGTAGATGTGCCGCATAAATGTCCAGCTGCTCCTCTAGAAATGGCACTAATGCTTGATGACTATTTTAGGAAACGTGGAAATAGGGATAAGATTGAGATTAAATATACGTATCCAATTGGTCGAATTCATTCTTTGCAGCCTGTCGCAGACTGGGCATGCCCAACATTTGAAAAGCGAAATATTTTATCAGAAACCTTCTTTAACCTTGAAGAGGTGGATCCAAAAAGAAAGGTTGCCATTACGATGGATGGAACAGAACACCCATATGATTTACTTCTTTCCATTCCAGCCCATACCGGAGCAAAAGTCATCCTTGATTCGAAGTTAGGGGATGAAAGTGGGTTTATTCCAACTGACCGCTATACATTAAAAATGATTGGATCAGATAATATTTATGTCATTGGTGATGCTACAAATCTTCCAATCAGTAAGGCGGGTTCAACAGCGCATTATCAGTCTGAAGTAATGGTTACGAATATTGCAAATAGAATTAATGGGCTGCCAGAAACGGCGCGGTATAATGGAAAAGTGGCGTGTTTTTTAGAAAACAGTTTAGAGGATGCCAGCATGATTACGTTTGACTATCAGAATCCGCCAAGCCCTGCAGCTACTTCTGATTTACTTCACTGGTTCAAATCAGTCTATAATGAGCTTTATTGGTTAAATGCACGAGGAATCTTATAG
- a CDS encoding prolipoprotein diacylglyceryl transferase family protein translates to MNIPFLKRVELFLSYLISYSIGRFFVEGIRNDS, encoded by the coding sequence ATGAATATTCCATTCCTTAAGAGAGTAGAATTATTCCTCTCCTACTTAATTTCGTACTCTATAGGTAGATTTTTTGTAGAGGGAATAAGAAATGACAGTTGA